One segment of Theobroma cacao cultivar B97-61/B2 chromosome 9, Criollo_cocoa_genome_V2, whole genome shotgun sequence DNA contains the following:
- the LOC18589657 gene encoding protein EMBRYO SAC DEVELOPMENT ARREST 3, chloroplastic has protein sequence MAYSSPHLSAIPQRLSFTSKPSPAHLNSRSVGVRVKSSLENESCTPGVSNDSLEPAQKKGTQVSTSRRLCLTCICSSLALISSAGTAVSLANAMAMDEKEKAVCRNCGGSGAVLCDMCGGTGKWKALNRKRAKDVYEFTECPNCYGRGKLVCPVCLGTGLPNNKGLLRRPDAQKLLDKMYNGRLMPSS, from the exons atggCTTACTCTTCTCCTCATCTTTCTGCAATCCCACAACGCCTCTCTTTCACCTCGAAACCCTCCCCAGCACACT TAAACTCGAGGTCAGTTGGAGTTCGGGTAAAATCAAGTTTGGAAAATGAGAGCTGCACTCCAGGAGTTTCAAATGATTCTTTAGAACCTGCTCAGAAGAAG GGAACCCAAGTATCAACATCACGGCGTTTGTGTCTTACATGTATATGTTCAAGTCTTGCTTTGATCAGCAGTGCTGGCACCGCTGTTTCTCTAGCAAATGCAATGGCTATggatgagaaagaaaaagctgtATGCCGGAATTGTGGAGGGAGTGGTGCTGTACTTT GTGATATGTGTGGTGGTACAGGAAAATGGAAAGCTCTCAACAGAAAACGTGCTAAAGATGTTTATGAGTTTACCGAGTGTCCAAACTGTTATG GTCGGGGGAAACTGGTCTGTCCTGTTTGTTTAGGTACCGGTTTACCAAATAATAAAGGTCTTCTAAGGAGGCCTGATGCACAGAAATTACTTGACAAGATGTACAATGGTCGACTTATGCCAAGTTCTTAG